A section of the Peromyscus eremicus unplaced genomic scaffold, PerEre_H2_v1 PerEre#2#chrX_unloc_1, whole genome shotgun sequence genome encodes:
- the LOC131900881 gene encoding zinc finger protein 658B-like, whose amino-acid sequence MKVTIEYSNLEIYSIKHTGTKFCQVKDCNEFFDFNSNITQNVSSHSTEEKPYKCNACGKSYKKLSYLHIHHRIHIREKPYICDECGKSFVQSSTLQCHKRIHTGEKPYKCDECGKCFRNGSSLCAHQRIHTGEKPYKCDECGKSFGQSSELKCHRRIHTGEKPYKCDECGKCFRVGSSLHVHQTIHTGEKPYKCNECGKSFVHSSNLQRHKRIHTGEKPYKCDECGQSFFQSSNLQRHKRIHTGQKPYKCNECGKCFRNGSSLCAHQRIHTGEKPYECDECGMCFRDFSSLHVHHKIHTGEKPYKCDECGKSFVQSSTLQCHKRIHTGEKPYTCDECGKSFVQSSTLQCHKRIHTGEKPYICDECGKSFVQSSTLQCHKRIHTGEKSYKCDECGKCFRNGSSLCAHQRIHTGEKPYKCDECGKSFVQSSNLQRHRKIHTGEKLYKCDECGKSFVQYSTLQCHKRIHTGEKPYKCDECGKCFRHGSSLCAHQRIHTGEKPYKCDECGKSFVQSSTLQCHKRIHTGEKPYKCDECGKGFRNGSSLCAHQRIHTGEKPYKCDECGKSFVQSSTLQCHKRIHTGEKPYKCDECGKCFRNGSSLCAHQRIHTGEKPYKCDESGKSFV is encoded by the exons ATGAAGGTCACAATTGAATACTCAAATCTAGAGATTTATAGTATAAAGCATACTGGAACAAAATTTTGCCAGGTTAAAGACTGTAATGAATTCTTTGATTTTAATTCAAATATAACTCAAAATGTTTCAAGTCACAGTACAGAAGAGAAACCATACAAATGTAATGCGTGTGGAAAGTCATATAAAAAACTCTCATaccttcatattcatcacagaatcCATATTAGAGAGAAACCTTATatatgtgatgaatgtggaaagtcctttgtccagtcctccactcttcaatgtcacaagagaatccatactggagaaaagccttataaatgtgatgaatgtggaaagtgctttaggaATGGCTCATCTCTTTGtgctcatcagagaatccatactggagagaaaccttataaatgtgatgaatgtggaaaatcctttggCCAATCCTCTGAACttaaatgtcataggagaatccatactggagagaaaccttataaatgtgatgaatgtggaaagtgctttagaGTTGgctcatctcttcatgttcatcagacaatccatactggagagaaaccttataaatgtaatgaatgtggaaagtcctttgtccacTCATCCAATCTTCAACGTcacaagagaatccatactggagaaaagccttataaatgtgatgaatgtggacaGTCCTTTTTCCAGTCCTCCAATCTTCAACGTcacaagagaatccatactggacaaaagccttataaatgtaatgaatgtggaaagtgctttaggaATGGCTCATCTCTTTGtgctcatcagagaatccatactggagagaaaccttatgaatgtgatgaatgtggaatgTGCTTTAGAGATttctcatctcttcatgttcatcacaaaatccatactggagagaaaccttataaatgtgatgaatgtggaaaatcctttgtccagtcctccactcttcaatgtcacaagagaatccatactggagaaaagccttatacatgtgatgaatgtggaaaatcctttgtccagtcctccactcttcaatgtcacaagagaatccatactggagaaaagccttatatatgtgatgaatgtggaaagtcctttgtccagtcctccactcttcaatgtcacaagagaatccatactggagaaaagtcttataaatgtgatgaatgtggaaagtgctttaggaATGGCTCATCTCTTTGtgctcatcagagaatccatactggagagaaaccttataaatgtgatgaatgtggaaaatcctttgtcCAATCATCTAATCTTCAACGTCATAGA aaaatccatactggagagaaactttataaatgtgatgaatgtggaaaatcctttgtcCAGTACTCCACTCTTCAATGTCAcaagagaattcatactggagaaaagccttataaatgtgatgaatgtggaaagtgctttaggcATGGCTCATCTCTTTGtgctcatcagagaatccatactggagagaaaccttataaatgtgatgaatgtggaaaatcctttgtccagtcctccactcttcaatgtcacaagagaattcatactggagaaaagccttataaatgtgatgaatgtggaaagggcTTTAGGAATGGCTCATCTCTTTGtgctcatcagagaatccatactggagagaaaccttataaatgtgatgaatgtggaaaatcctttgtccagtcctccactcttcaatgtcacaagagaattcatactggagaaaagccttataaatgtgatgaatgtggaaagtgctttaggaATGGCTCATCTCTTTGtgctcatcagagaatccatactggggagaaaccttataaatgtgatgaatctGGAAAGTCCTTTGTATAG